In the Caldilineales bacterium genome, one interval contains:
- a CDS encoding ester cyclase: protein MSVESTQATMMRYFNSEHGDVSMMAEDVVFTIMATGQEHRGRDGVMGMLTYFYHVAFDAAAATRTVLFGDHNAMVEGDFVGKHIGEFAGIPATGKDVRVPLCVVYDLENDQITRGRVYFEMPALLQQLGVAMG from the coding sequence ATGTCAGTCGAAAGTACACAAGCTACGATGATGCGCTATTTCAACTCGGAACATGGCGATGTCAGCATGATGGCGGAGGACGTGGTCTTCACCATCATGGCGACAGGGCAGGAACACCGCGGGCGTGACGGTGTCATGGGGATGTTGACCTACTTCTACCACGTTGCCTTCGACGCCGCCGCTGCCACACGCACCGTCCTTTTCGGCGATCACAACGCGATGGTCGAGGGCGACTTTGTCGGCAAGCACATCGGCGAATTCGCCGGCATCCCGGCCACGGGCAAGGACGTGCGCGTCCCGCTGTGCGTGGTTTACGATCTGGAGAATGACCAGATCACGCGCGGCCGCGTGTACTTCGAGATGCCGGCGTTGCTGCAGCAGCTTGGCGTGGCGATGGGCTGA